The DNA segment CATGAGCCTGACAATAAACCTGTGATGTCACAGTATTCTCAGGAATTAATCTCATGAAATCTATTGTTGGAATTCCTTTGCAGCTCCAAACAACTGTAACCACTATTGTGCTTTCATAGAGTCTGCTTGAATTTTTTTGGCTTTCTGGGAGAATGAGTGTGCATCAAATTTTTGGACTGCTCCTTAGTTTCAGAGTTCACATACCGTACCCACATCTTGTTCCCAGTAACAACTCTGTCCAGAAATTTCTTCTCTTCATGGTAATGCTGAATATCAAAGATGAATCCACTCTAAGTTTTTTGAACATCAGTTAAACATTTTAATACCCACTGTGACAATGTTAAAGAGGGTTATCCCTGAAATCAGAAGCACATCTTTGGAAACTATGAATAGTTGCATGGTGCACAAGTTCGTCAGTTACGTCTGCACGTCTTCCTTGACCACTTCCATTGTTTACATCTATGCAACCAGCCTCAAATTTTCTGCACCAGTCCCTCACAGCTCCTACACTCATAACCCCATCACCATACAATGACACAACCGATGACAAATCGTGACTCATTCTGCTTGCAGGAAGCGAATAACGAAACACAGCGTAACTGTGAGGAGACTGAACAGCACAGTCCATTTCGTCCACTTGCTGCTTACACACTGATGAATGCGGTAGAGAACTGACTGATGCAACATGACCTTCAAAGTCTCCTTTTTGAACCATGCAAGTGCCATGAAGCTTtaaacatttgtttatttttaataccTAATAGGGGTTAATGTATGAATAGTCCTCATATTAGTTGCACAGAATAAAGATTTTGATTCTTAAATATACTACAAGGTGCCTTTTTTACGAAAGTGTGCTTTATTCATGCTACTTTCTTTTCACAGGATGGATTTATGGTGCTACAAAAACATATCCACGTAGAGTACCAGAAGGATTCGATCGATTCGCTGTAAATGAGCAACAGAATCCAGTCTGACCTGAGAGCAGATATCCTGTTAACTTGGCAGTGTAAATGTAATATGCAATTGTGAATACCACTTTGGAAGAGGCAGTATACAGTAGTTGGCACCCGTGTGTAtccaaataaacaataaataaacaaataaatacagttttgcAGTAAAAGTTGTTGGTACAGTGTGCAAGCTAGTTACAAGTGAAACATGGAAGCAAATGGTAATGTATGTTTGAGGTGGAACAACCACCAGAGTACAGTACTTTCTGTCTTTGAAACCCTTTTAGACAGCGGAACACTTGTCGACTGCACTATCGCAGCCGAAGGTCGTTGCTTGAAAGCTCACCGAGTGATCCTCTCATCGTGTAGCCCTTTCTTTGCACTGTTGTTCAGCCAGCACTATGAGAAACACCCGATAGTTGTACTGAAAGACATCAGATTTCAGGAACTGAGAGCTGTGGTGGATTACATGTACCGTGGTGAGGTCAGCATTTCCCAGGATCAGCTGGGAGGTCTCCTGCAGGCGGCAAAGTTGCTGCAAATAAAAGGCTTGTCAGACAGTTGTGAGGGTAGAGGAGATGGGAAGGTGGAAGTGGACAAAACTAAGGAAATGTGCTCTTCGGtcctacagagtggtgcagcagttGAGCAATCTGCAGAACCTGCAACAGTCACTCAGTTCCCACCAGACACAGACGTAGTTGATCTATCAGATGACAGTTTACCATCTCCTGACGCACAGGAAACTCTCAGTACAAAAGAACAAAATACGTCACCAATCAATTGTGCTCTCAGGGCTTCACACAGTTTATCTGCTCGCCATGAGAACAAAATTGGGAATAGTTCTTCTGCAACCGAAAATCACCTAAGCACTCTACACGGCACATCCAATGAACCACAGGTTAGTTCAACGATTTCAGCACATGCTTTAACACCGTTGACTTCTGCAGCATTTCCAAAGTCCGTGCTGGAAAATAACTTGCCAGATGTTCCAGAGAACAAGACTGATAGAATAAAATGTGAAAATACTCTACTGCCAAAAGCAGCTTCAGAGCAGACAGCAGTCACATTAAAAGGTCCTCTCCAGAAACCAGGAACACTTACAGAAACACCAGTTAAAAGTGAAAGTGAGTTAATGGACACTGACGACAACTTTGCTGATGATGTTTCGCGTAATTTTACATTTAATGATGTGGACTGTGCAGTGCACCGAGAACAGCAGTCACCTAGTGACAGGGCGAACTTTCTCAGTGAGGGAATGAGTATTGAAAGTGTGGTCGATTGGACGTGTGACATTTATTCGGGCCTCCCCCAGTCAAAAAGACCTTGTTTCTCTAGGTGCAGAGTTTGTGGCAAGGTGTACAAGTACAACAGgaatttaacaaaacatttaaaatatgaATGTGGGAAAGAACCACAGTTTCGTTGTCCATACTGTCCAGCAAGGTATACTCAGAATGGAACACTGAGGAAGCACCTTGAAAAACATCATCAAAGTAGTGAGAGTGTCAAGTAATGTAACAGATTAAACTTGAaaacttttaattaaaaaaaaaaaaaaaatggtggataCATTTCCCCTGCTACCAGTACAACTGTGCTTCCAAAAGTCTCACAGTGTGTAAGTGAACAAGTAGTTTGATAATACTGTCTCAAACATCAATGTTGCTCCCCAATTACCTTTAATGTCTGCATGCAGAAAACAGTGTTAAAGTTAGAAGTTTATTAGAATAGAGACCAGGAGGAAATCATATACTGTTGTCAGAAGTTACCGTTTGTTTTCAAGCAAAGAGAATACACATATTATCATACTAATGATATAGTGGTGATGCAAGATGACTGGAAACAAATGTGCAGGGCATATCTGCAGAATGATTAAAGTGTTTTCGATGAATTACGCTTTCTTTCAAAATGGTTTTCATGCTATTTTTTCCATTAATTACACTAATGGCATTTCTTGGACACAATGATTAAGAGAACAGACCTCCTTTCGTCAATACTATGAAGTCCTcagtggctgaaatggctctgagcactatgggactcaactgctgaggtcattagtcccctagaacttagaactagttaaacctaactaacctaaggacatcacaaacatccatgcccgaggcaggattcgaacctgcgaccgtagcggtcttgcggttccagactgcagcgcctttaaccgcacggccacttcggccggccctcagtGGCTGAGAAAAACACAAATTACAGATGATTCTTGCTAAGATGTCAAATTTCAAGTGCTAAATATGTGCATATTGAAACCTTGCTCTGACGAATGGAGGAAAGTCCTGAGGCATAGTAGCACATATTTCTTAATGTTTGTCAGTGAGTAGTGCCCCGCCTTCTCATTAATTGTTCATTATTGGAGAAACATCTTTTAAAAAGTGTCAGTGGGGTGGCAGGGAGTGCAGGCAATGCTTTAGACCATAACTATAGCACCACTGAGGATAACATTAGACACATCACTGAAAATGCACTTCACACTAACATGATCATCATGATGTTTTTAAGCAGTTCTACAAGCACTGGACAGAGAATGTAAATGCCAAGCTGGGACTTAATTTGGAGCCAGACACATTCATACATAGTTGTGATTGATACATTACCCCTCCTTCTGTTCTATCAAACACAACATGGCCTCTGTCAAGATGCTTCTtgttagaaaaatggctctgaacactatgggacttaacttctgaggtcatcagtcccctagaacttagaactacttaaaactaactaacctaaggatatgaatataatagagggaaacattccacatgggaaaaatatatctaaaaacaaagatgatgtgacttaccaaacaaaagcactggcaggctgatagatgtctgcttgtgtctgtgtacgtgcggatggatgtgtgtgtgtgtatgtgagcaatacctgtccttttttccccctaaggtaagtctttcctctcccaggattggaatgactccttaccctctcccttaaaacccacatcctttcgtctttccctctccttccctctttcctgatgaagcaactgtttgttgcgaaagcttgaattgtgtgtgtatgattgtgtttgtttgtgtgtctatcagcctgccagcgcttttgtttggtaagtcacatcatctttgtttttagatatattttagtGTTATGTATTCAGGGGATCTACGTTGCCCACATTCCCACATATGACTTTGGCTATGGCCAAAGAGGTGCAGATATGTAGGGTAGGGGCCATGGCCTGTGAGGAAGTATACCATTCTGTGACATGGGTCAACGTGTCTGAGCCCGGAACCGTTCCCAGATGTTCGGGAAGAAGATAATCTGACAGCCCTTTTGAGATGTTTCCCATTATTTTTGCCATGTTTCAAccttcaaatattttatttgcttttttctgTAATATGCTCCCCTTCTACATACATTATCCAGTCTTCTTCTTTTGAGCCGATAAGCTGCTGCTCTTTGTCCAATGGTTACGTTGCAAGTACAATGCACCGGGCTTccacagatgtggtgccaaatgGCCCTAGTCCCTTGGGGGCTCAGTATTCGTTTGCTGAgtacaaatattccgcacgtccagggcctcgctgcgatggagcacttccttaaatgacgatcacctgccaccctacctaaaacctctttcctcattaccttagcca comes from the Schistocerca piceifrons isolate TAMUIC-IGC-003096 chromosome 9, iqSchPice1.1, whole genome shotgun sequence genome and includes:
- the LOC124717137 gene encoding longitudinals lacking protein-like → MEANGNVCLRWNNHQSTVLSVFETLLDSGTLVDCTIAAEGRCLKAHRVILSSCSPFFALLFSQHYEKHPIVVLKDIRFQELRAVVDYMYRGEVSISQDQLGGLLQAAKLLQIKGLSDSCEGRGDGKVEVDKTKEMCSSVLQSGAAVEQSAEPATVTQFPPDTDVVDLSDDSLPSPDAQETLSTKEQNTSPINCALRASHSLSARHENKIGNSSSATENHLSTLHGTSNEPQVSSTISAHALTPLTSAAFPKSVLENNLPDVPENKTDRIKCENTLLPKAASEQTAVTLKGPLQKPGTLTETPVKSESELMDTDDNFADDVSRNFTFNDVDCAVHREQQSPSDRANFLSEGMSIESVVDWTCDIYSGLPQSKRPCFSRCRVCGKVYKYNRNLTKHLKYECGKEPQFRCPYCPARYTQNGTLRKHLEKHHQSSESVK